The following nucleotide sequence is from Sphingomonas telluris.
ACGGCAACGGCGCGTTCGCCGAAGCAGTCGGGCTGACCATGGACGGAAGCAAGTTCGGCATGGGCAAGCGCAGCCAGCGCTACTCGATGCTGGTCAATGACGGCGTGGTCGAGCAGCTGAACGTCGAAGCTCCCGGCGAGTATCGCGCATCGAGCGCAGAGACCCTGCTCGAGCAACTTTAACGGCGCGTCGCTTCGTCGCCTCTCCTCACCGCTGGACCGAAACATCACTCGGTCCAGCGCGTTGAAAACCCAACGAAAACGAGGAGGACCATAATGGCGAGAAACAATAATCGTAGCCGCAACAACAATCCGTCGGGCCGCAACCAGTACAGTAGCGACTGGATGAGCACCGTGAAGGAGCGTCCGATCGCAGCCGCGGCGGTCGCCGCAGCGTCGGTCGGTGCCGGCGTATTCCTCTGGTCGAAGCGCAACGCTCTCAGCGAGCAAATGAGCAATCTCAGCAGCCAGATTAGCGACTGGACCGAGAGCATGCGCTCCGGCAGCGACGACGAGTTCGAGATGGCAAGCGCGGGCGACAGCTCTCCTTCCGGCGCGGCGAGCGGAAGCACGTCGGCACGGACGTCGCGCTCGACGGGTTCGCGCCCGACCAGCACGCGAGGCGGCAACCGGTCGAACCGCGGCATGAGCGAAACCGGGGGCGGCAACGCCTCGCTCGGCGCGCACACGGGCTCGGGGTCGGGCTCGGCTTCCTAAAACCGGACTAATCCGAGTAACGAAGGGGCGCCGGGAGGCGCCCCTTTTTCATTCTACCAACCGCACTGCTTCCCGCGGTTCTGCTCTTCCAGCCAACGCTGAAGCGGAGCGAAATATTCGAGCATCGGCTTGCCTGACATTTCGCGCGAGCCGGTGAAGGCCTGCAGCGCATCCGGCCACGGGTGCGACGCACCCATCGCCAGCATCTGGTTCAGCCGCTGGCCGACCTCCTTGTTCCCGTAGAAGCTGCAGCGGTGAAGCGGCCCTTTCCAGCCCGACATATCGCAAGCGGCCTTGTAGAACTGGAACTGCAGGATGCGGGCGAGGAAGTAACGCGCGTAGGGCGTGTTTCCGGGGATGTGGAACTTGGCGCCCGGGTCGAAGTCGGCCTCGGTGCGCTCCACCGGCGGTACGATGCCCTGATACTGCTGCCGTAGGTCCGTCCAACCCTTCTCATAGCCCGTCGACGGGATCGATCCGTCGAACACGCCCCAGCGCCATTTGTCCACGAGCAAGCCGAACGGAAGGAACGCGACCTTGTCCATGGCCTGCCGCAGCAGAAGGCCGATGTCCTTGTCGGCCGACGGCACCTTGCTGCGGTCGAGCAGTCCGATCTGCACCAGATATTCCGGCGTCACGGAGAGCGCGATGAAGTCGCCAATCGCTTCGTGGAACCCGTCGTTCGCACCGTTCAGATAGAGATACGGCTGCTTGTTGTAGGCGCGCTGATAGAAGTTGTGGCCGAGCTCGTGGTGGATGGTGACGAAGTCGTCGGCATTCACCCGCGTGCACATCTTGATGCGCAGGTCGTCGACATTGTTCAGGTCCCAGGCCGAGGCGTGACAGATGACCTCACGGTCGCGCGGACGCGTGATTTGCGAGCGGGTCCAGAAGCTGTCGGGAAGCGGCGCGAAGCCCAACGAAGTGTAGAAGCGCTCGCCGGCCTTCACCATTTCCACCGGCGTGTAGCCTTTGGCCTTGAGCAGGTCCTCGAGATTGTAGCCGATGTCGCCCGACCCTTTCGGCGCGACGACGTCATAGATGTTGCCCCACTCCTGCGCCCACATGTTGCCGAGCAGGTCGGCGCGGATCGGGCCCGTCTTGGGCTGCACGGCCTCGCCGTACTTCTGGTTGAGCTTGGTGCGCGTGTAGCAGTGAAGCTGGTCGTAAAGCGGCTTCATCTCCGCCCACAGCCGGTCGTACATCG
It contains:
- a CDS encoding M2 family metallopeptidase, with amino-acid sequence MKFACSVSFAALALAGCATNVSAPTVEGAPAPAAAPAAASSDALPYPATPDGARQFIADVEKDLFELSVIGGRAQWVNATYITDDTDALAAYFGTIGTEKGVKYAKQAAEYAKVAGLDPDTARKLNILRGALVLAAPSTPGAAAQLNDITTRLQSTYGKGRASLDGKTITGDEAEERMGTLRDPAKTKEVWTSWHTNVGRPMRGDYTQMVEIANQGAKELGYADTGAMWRSQYDMTPEEFSAMYDRLWAEMKPLYDQLHCYTRTKLNQKYGEAVQPKTGPIRADLLGNMWAQEWGNIYDVVAPKGSGDIGYNLEDLLKAKGYTPVEMVKAGERFYTSLGFAPLPDSFWTRSQITRPRDREVICHASAWDLNNVDDLRIKMCTRVNADDFVTIHHELGHNFYQRAYNKQPYLYLNGANDGFHEAIGDFIALSVTPEYLVQIGLLDRSKVPSADKDIGLLLRQAMDKVAFLPFGLLVDKWRWGVFDGSIPSTGYEKGWTDLRQQYQGIVPPVERTEADFDPGAKFHIPGNTPYARYFLARILQFQFYKAACDMSGWKGPLHRCSFYGNKEVGQRLNQMLAMGASHPWPDALQAFTGSREMSGKPMLEYFAPLQRWLEEQNRGKQCGW